A window of the Brumimicrobium sp. genome harbors these coding sequences:
- a CDS encoding ATP-dependent Clp protease ATP-binding subunit, whose protein sequence is MEAKFSPRVKDVINYSREEALRLGNDFIGVEHLLLGLIREGEGMAIKVLKDFNLDLNQIRFQLESYLSKSSNPEARKLTNIPLVKQAEKVLKITYLEAKLFKNDIIGTEHLLLSILKDENNVACRTLNKYGVIYDNVKDEIEAIMEENNPKFEFPGSDDEEETNFPGGAGSSGGAKKSGDSKSKTPVLDNFGRDLTRLAENNQLDPIVGREKEIERVSQILSRRKKNNPILIGEPGVGKSAIAEGLALRIIQRKVSRVLFNKRIISLDLASLVAGTKYRGQFEERMKAVMAELEKNRDVILFIDEIHTIVGAGGASGSLDASNMFKPALARGELQAIGATTLDEYRQYIEKDGALERRFQKVLVEPTSVEETIQILNNIKERYEEHHNVIYTPEAIEACVKLTDRYISDRHLPDKAIDALDEVGSRIHITNINVPKEIIDTEKKIEEIKEKKNNVIKSQQYEKAAELRDTEKKLQEELEAAKLKWEEDTKNHKITVFEENVADVVSMMTGIPLQRVATTESGKLTNMAAVIKSKIIGQDEAVEKVVKAIQRNRAGIKDPNKPIGSFFFLGPTGVGKTQLAKILAREMFDSEDALIRIDMSEYMEKFSISRLVGAPPGYVGYEEGGQLTEKVRRKPYSIILLDEIEKAHPDVFNILLQALDDGHMTDGLGRKIDFKNTIIIMTSNIGARQLQDFGTGVGFGTSAKMATTEEDQKVVIQNALRKAFSPEFLNRVDDMIMFKALNKEDIYKIIDIELSSLYKRIYELGYDIELSKDAKDFIVEKGYDEKFGARPLKRAIQKYVEDILADKIINASIKEGDKILMCLNKEKDGLDSEIIRPNNSKTKEGSSPDKK, encoded by the coding sequence ATGGAAGCAAAATTTTCACCAAGAGTTAAAGATGTAATCAATTATAGTAGAGAGGAAGCGCTTAGATTAGGAAATGATTTTATTGGCGTAGAACATCTGTTACTAGGCCTAATTAGAGAAGGGGAAGGAATGGCCATAAAAGTTCTTAAAGATTTTAATTTAGATTTGAATCAGATACGATTTCAATTAGAATCTTATTTGAGTAAATCTTCTAATCCAGAAGCTAGAAAACTAACAAATATCCCTTTAGTTAAGCAAGCGGAGAAAGTGCTCAAGATAACTTATTTAGAAGCAAAGCTTTTTAAAAACGACATTATTGGAACAGAGCATTTATTATTATCTATTTTAAAAGACGAAAACAATGTAGCTTGTCGTACACTTAATAAATATGGTGTGATTTACGATAATGTAAAAGATGAAATTGAAGCAATTATGGAAGAAAATAATCCTAAATTTGAGTTCCCAGGCTCTGATGACGAAGAAGAAACGAATTTCCCAGGTGGAGCAGGTTCTTCTGGTGGGGCAAAAAAGTCAGGAGATTCTAAATCTAAAACACCTGTACTAGACAACTTCGGGAGAGATTTAACAAGATTGGCTGAAAATAATCAATTAGATCCTATTGTAGGTAGAGAGAAAGAAATTGAAAGAGTTAGTCAAATTTTATCTAGAAGAAAAAAGAATAACCCAATTTTAATAGGAGAACCAGGGGTTGGTAAAAGCGCCATAGCTGAAGGTTTGGCTCTTCGCATTATTCAACGCAAAGTATCTCGTGTTCTATTTAATAAAAGAATTATTTCTCTTGATTTAGCATCTTTAGTCGCTGGAACTAAATATAGAGGACAATTCGAAGAACGAATGAAGGCTGTTATGGCCGAATTAGAGAAGAATAGAGATGTTATTCTTTTTATTGATGAAATTCACACGATTGTAGGAGCAGGCGGTGCAAGTGGTTCTTTAGATGCTTCGAATATGTTTAAGCCTGCACTAGCTCGTGGTGAATTACAAGCTATCGGAGCCACTACCTTAGATGAGTATAGACAATATATTGAAAAAGATGGTGCTTTAGAACGTCGTTTCCAAAAGGTTTTGGTAGAACCTACAAGTGTAGAGGAAACTATTCAGATCTTAAATAATATTAAGGAAAGATACGAAGAACATCATAATGTTATTTACACTCCTGAAGCTATTGAAGCTTGTGTTAAATTAACAGATAGATATATTTCCGATAGACATCTTCCAGACAAAGCAATTGATGCTTTAGATGAAGTTGGATCAAGAATTCATATTACCAATATCAATGTTCCAAAAGAAATTATTGATACTGAAAAGAAGATAGAAGAAATTAAAGAAAAAAAGAATAATGTAATTAAATCTCAACAATACGAAAAGGCAGCCGAGTTAAGAGATACAGAGAAAAAATTACAGGAAGAATTAGAGGCTGCAAAATTAAAATGGGAAGAGGACACTAAAAATCATAAAATTACGGTATTTGAAGAGAATGTCGCTGATGTAGTTTCTATGATGACTGGTATTCCTCTTCAACGAGTAGCTACTACAGAAAGTGGGAAACTCACCAATATGGCTGCAGTAATTAAAAGCAAAATTATTGGTCAAGATGAGGCTGTAGAAAAGGTTGTAAAAGCTATTCAACGAAACAGAGCAGGGATTAAAGATCCAAATAAACCCATAGGGTCTTTCTTCTTCTTGGGACCTACTGGAGTTGGTAAAACCCAGTTAGCAAAAATATTGGCAAGAGAAATGTTTGACTCTGAAGATGCTCTTATCAGAATAGATATGTCTGAATATATGGAAAAATTCTCTATTTCTCGATTAGTAGGAGCACCTCCAGGATACGTTGGGTATGAAGAAGGTGGTCAGTTAACTGAAAAAGTAAGAAGAAAGCCTTATTCGATTATACTTTTAGATGAGATAGAAAAAGCGCACCCTGACGTGTTTAATATCTTATTACAAGCATTGGATGATGGACACATGACTGACGGGTTAGGAAGAAAAATTGATTTTAAAAATACTATTATCATTATGACTTCTAATATTGGAGCACGACAATTACAAGACTTTGGAACTGGAGTTGGTTTTGGTACATCTGCAAAAATGGCTACTACCGAAGAAGACCAAAAAGTTGTAATTCAAAATGCATTAAGAAAAGCTTTTTCTCCAGAATTTTTGAATCGTGTCGATGATATGATCATGTTCAAAGCATTGAATAAAGAAGATATTTACAAAATCATTGATATCGAATTATCTAGTCTTTACAAAAGAATCTACGAACTTGGATATGATATTGAATTAAGTAAAGACGCTAAAGATTTCATTGTTGAGAAAGGATATGATGAAAAGTTTGGAGCTAGACCTCTAAAAAGAGCTATTCAAAAATATGTAGAGGATATCTTAGCAGATAAAATTATTAATGCTTCTATCAAAGAAGGTGATAAAATTCTAATGTGTTTAAACAAAGAAAAAGATGGATTAGATTCTGAGATTATCAGAC